The Salvia miltiorrhiza cultivar Shanhuang (shh) chromosome 1, IMPLAD_Smil_shh, whole genome shotgun sequence genome has a window encoding:
- the LOC131021988 gene encoding uncharacterized protein LOC131021988: MGNKPAKPEKKEELFLKIVPPLDRAYTRWLARDLDRIYGFTPRNPRAIKPPDHYIEYMRMNGWLDLDLNDPDLAHLFK, from the coding sequence ATGGGAAATAAACCTGCAAAGCCTGAGAAGAAGGAAGAGTTGTTCCTGAAAATTGTTCCTCCTCTTGACCGTGCATATACTCGTTGGCTTGCTCGGGATCTTGATAGGATTTATGGTTTCACTCCACGAAATCCACGTGCCATAAAGCCCCCAGACCACTATATTGAATACATGCGTATGAACGGCTGGTTGGACCTGGACCTGAATGATCCCGACCTTGCACATTTATTCAAGTGA